A part of Drosophila bipectinata strain 14024-0381.07 chromosome 3L, DbipHiC1v2, whole genome shotgun sequence genomic DNA contains:
- the LOC108120684 gene encoding V-type proton ATPase 16 kDa proteolipid subunit c-like, with the protein MSEPVKKDSPEYSYFFGAMGAASAIIFSALGAAYGTAKSGTGIAAMAVMRPELIMKSIIPVVMAGIIAIYGLVVSVLIAGSLSDNYTTRKGYIHLAAGLSVGFAGLAAGFAIGIVGDAGVRGTAQQPRLFVGMILILIFAEVLGLYGLIVAIYLYTK; encoded by the coding sequence ATGTCAGAACCTGTGAAGAAGGATTCGCCCGAGTATTCGTACTTCTTTGGAGCTATGGGAGCGGCCTCTGCGATCATATTCTCCGCCCTGGGAGCTGCCTATGGAACGGCCAAGTCCGGCACGGGAATAGCGGCCATGGCCGTAATGCGACCGGAGCTGATCATGAAGTCCATCATTCCGGTGGTAATGGCCGGCATTATAGCCATCTACGGACTGGTGGTATCCGTCCTGATTGCCGGATCGCTTTCGGATAATTACACCACTCGCAAGGGCTATATCCATTTGGCTGCCGGACTGTCTGTGGGATTTGCCGGACTGGCGGCGGGCTTTGCCATTGGCATTGTTGGAGATGCCGGAGTGCGAGGAACTGCCCAGCAGCCCCGCCTCTTCGTCGGCATGATCCTGATCCTGATTTTCGCCGAGGTACTGGGTCTGTACGGCCTGATTGTGGCCATTTACTTGTACACCAAGTAA
- the LOC108120677 gene encoding V-type proton ATPase 16 kDa proteolipid subunit c-like, with the protein MDAEAEHSTPSYAIFLGAMGAACAIIFPTLGAAYGTAASGVGISVMAISRPDLIMKSIIPVVMAGIIAIYGLVVAVLIAGAITDEYTLQMSHVHIGAGLSVGFPGLAAGIAIGIAGDAGVRGNAQQPKLFIGMILILIFAEVLALYGLIVAIYLYTKNP; encoded by the coding sequence ATGGACGCTGAAGCGGAACACAGTACCCCATCCTATGCCATCTTCTTAGGAGCCATGGGCGCCGCCTGCGCCATTATTTTCCCAACACTGGGTGCTGCCTATGGAACTGCTGCATCCGGCGTTGGCATTTCCGTTATGGCGATCAGCAGACCGGATCTGATCATGAAGTCCATCATCCCAGTGGTAATGGCGGGAATTATTGCCATTTACGGCCTAGTGGTTGCCGTACTGATTGCCGGTGCCATTACAGACGAATATACTCTGCAGATGAGTCATGTTCATATTGGAGCCGGTCTGTCAGTGGGTTTTCCCGGTCTGGCGGCCGGAATAGCCATTGGAATTGCCGGCGATGCTGGGGTCCGTGGAAATGCTCAGCAGCCGAAGCTGTTTATTGGAATGATTTTAATCTTGATCTTTGCCGAGGTCCTGGCGCTATACGGACTTATTGTAGCCATTTACTTGTATACCAAAAATCCATAA
- the chrb gene encoding protein charybde isoform X1: MKMEVLSVQNHIQGKFGVKKIKVEISTVDWPTAASDLLEEEEEEELTVAGTTATGEVLDVDVVDGHPASVLHMRQHQALNTRPLPTPTVVGGGGGSGIPSPKQATSAVAAASFEAPISGGSAAAYHHAYMTNVLASTNQQQQQQYHPLPASPLQSTAGARFGASDNLDDVSASAVRELSQQLQAHLRDAKRRHLACTEVTLPNDLTQRIAAEIIRMSEREPCGERACTLFIEFESEPNNVRRIASFKVDPDTVSIFELYLTLRQDKSGWTSLLPQFIKNLTRSNTINISPDFTLTKNKLYSSE, encoded by the exons ATGAAGATGGAAGTGCTCTCAGTACAAAATCATATTCAGGGAAAATTCggtgttaaaaaaattaaag tAGAGATTTCAACAGTAGACTGGCCAACTGCAGCGTCGGACCtcctggaggaggaggaggaggaagaacTGACCGTGGCCGGGACAACGGCTACCGGCGAGGTCCTGGACGTGGATGTCGTTGACGGACATCCGGCCTCTGTGCTGCACATGCGACAGCATCAGGCCCTCAACACGCGTCCCCTACCCACACCCACGGTCGTGGGAGGCGGCGGCGGGTCCGGGATACCATCGCCCAAGCAGGCCACGTCGGCTGTGGCGGCCGCTAGCTTCGAGGCTCCGATTAGCGGTGGCAGTGCCGCTGCCTACCACCACGCCTACATGACCAACGTACTGGCCAGCAccaaccagcagcagcagcagcagtaccaCCCCCTGCCCGCCTCGCCACTGCAGTCAACGGCCGGGGCACGGTTCGGAGCCTCCGACAACCTGGACGATGTGAGTGCCAGTGCGGTGCGGGAGCTGTCGCAGCAACTGCAGGCCCATCTGCGGGACGCCAAGAGGCGCCACCTCGCCTGCACGGAGGTGACCCTGCCCAATGACCTCACGCAGCGGATTGCTGCCGAAATCATTCGGATGTCGGAGCGGGAGCCCTGCGGCGAGCGCGCCTGCACCCTCTTCATTGAGTTCGAGAGCGAGCCGAACAATGTCAG GCGCATTGCATCGTTCAAGGTGGACCCGGACACTGTGTCGATATTCGAGCTGTATCTGACCTTGAGGCAGGACAAGAGCGGTTGGACCTCCCTCCTGCCGCAGTTCATCAA AAACCTCACCCGCAGCAACACCATCAACATCAGTCCCGACTTTACGCTGACCAAGAACAAGCTCTACTCATCCGAGTAA
- the chrb gene encoding protein charybde isoform X2: MKMEVLSVQNHIQGKFGVKKIKEISTVDWPTAASDLLEEEEEEELTVAGTTATGEVLDVDVVDGHPASVLHMRQHQALNTRPLPTPTVVGGGGGSGIPSPKQATSAVAAASFEAPISGGSAAAYHHAYMTNVLASTNQQQQQQYHPLPASPLQSTAGARFGASDNLDDVSASAVRELSQQLQAHLRDAKRRHLACTEVTLPNDLTQRIAAEIIRMSEREPCGERACTLFIEFESEPNNVRRIASFKVDPDTVSIFELYLTLRQDKSGWTSLLPQFIKNLTRSNTINISPDFTLTKNKLYSSE, translated from the exons ATGAAGATGGAAGTGCTCTCAGTACAAAATCATATTCAGGGAAAATTCggtgttaaaaaaattaaag AGATTTCAACAGTAGACTGGCCAACTGCAGCGTCGGACCtcctggaggaggaggaggaggaagaacTGACCGTGGCCGGGACAACGGCTACCGGCGAGGTCCTGGACGTGGATGTCGTTGACGGACATCCGGCCTCTGTGCTGCACATGCGACAGCATCAGGCCCTCAACACGCGTCCCCTACCCACACCCACGGTCGTGGGAGGCGGCGGCGGGTCCGGGATACCATCGCCCAAGCAGGCCACGTCGGCTGTGGCGGCCGCTAGCTTCGAGGCTCCGATTAGCGGTGGCAGTGCCGCTGCCTACCACCACGCCTACATGACCAACGTACTGGCCAGCAccaaccagcagcagcagcagcagtaccaCCCCCTGCCCGCCTCGCCACTGCAGTCAACGGCCGGGGCACGGTTCGGAGCCTCCGACAACCTGGACGATGTGAGTGCCAGTGCGGTGCGGGAGCTGTCGCAGCAACTGCAGGCCCATCTGCGGGACGCCAAGAGGCGCCACCTCGCCTGCACGGAGGTGACCCTGCCCAATGACCTCACGCAGCGGATTGCTGCCGAAATCATTCGGATGTCGGAGCGGGAGCCCTGCGGCGAGCGCGCCTGCACCCTCTTCATTGAGTTCGAGAGCGAGCCGAACAATGTCAG GCGCATTGCATCGTTCAAGGTGGACCCGGACACTGTGTCGATATTCGAGCTGTATCTGACCTTGAGGCAGGACAAGAGCGGTTGGACCTCCCTCCTGCCGCAGTTCATCAA AAACCTCACCCGCAGCAACACCATCAACATCAGTCCCGACTTTACGCTGACCAAGAACAAGCTCTACTCATCCGAGTAA
- the LOC108120883 gene encoding probable serine/threonine-protein kinase DDB_G0278901: MKCLFVVAFIALAIQMAMAASNSTNTTTTTTTEATTTTTDSSTTTTTESSSTGTKKCSKKNNWCGTFRPKKKCKHPKRCHKTIVRVTHRKG, from the coding sequence ATGAAATGCCTTTTCGTAGTTGCCTTCATCGCCCTGGCCATCCAAATGGCTATGGCCGCCTCAAATTCCACTAATACCACCACCACGACTACCACTGAGGCAACCACGACGACCACAGATTCTTCCACAACGACAACCACCGAATCGTCCTCCACTGGAACGAAGAAATGCTCCAAGAAGAACAACTGGTGTGGCACTTTCAGGCCCAAGAAGAAGTGCAAGCACCCCAAGAGGTGCCACAAGACCATCGTGAGGGTGACCCACAGGAAGGGATAA
- the LOC108120633 gene encoding uncharacterized protein, with amino-acid sequence MKYLLVAALVVLAIQLATATSSNSTSSTSNTTTTTTTTTDATTTTTTDATTTTEKTHHRKKLCWRGNDWCGTFTPKRRRKTRSGKHRKHRKVVVRVTRRRHG; translated from the coding sequence ATGAAGTACCTTCTCGTAGCTGCCTTGGTGGTCCTGGCAATCCAGCTGGCAACAGCAACCTCCAGTAACAGCACGTCCAGCACGTctaacaccaccaccactaccaccacGACGACGGATGCAACCACCACGACCACCACCGATGCCACAACAACCACTGAGAAGACCCATCATCGCAAGAAGCTCTGCTGGAGGGGCAACGACTGGTGCGGCACCTTCACTCcaaagaggaggaggaagacCAGAAGTGGAAAGCACCGCAAGCACCGCAAGGTGGTTGTTAGGGTGACCCGCAGAAGACATGGCTGA
- the LOC122322317 gene encoding mucin-like protein 1, whose protein sequence is MKYLFVVAFIALAIQLASATSPTTTDPTTTTTTAATTTTTASSSTTTTTESSSSSTGTKKCSKKNNWCGTFRPKKKCKHPKRCHKTIVRVTHRKG, encoded by the coding sequence ATGAAATACCTTTTCGTAGTTGCCTTCATCGCCCTGGCCATCCAGTTGGCTTCGGCCACCTCACCTACCACCACTGATCCCACCACCACGACTACCACTGCGGCAACAACCACTACGACAGCTTCCTcctcaacaacaacaaccaccgaATCGTCCTCGTCCTCTACTGGAACGAAGAAATGCTCCAAGAAGAACAACTGGTGTGGCACTTTCAGGCCCAAGAAGAAGTGCAAGCACCCCAAGAGGTGCCACAAGACCATCGTGAGGGTGACCCACAGGAAGGGCTAA
- the LOC108120631 gene encoding probable serine/threonine-protein kinase DDB_G0278901 — protein MKYLFVVAFIALAIQLAMAASNSTNTTTTTTTEATTTTTDSSTTTTTESSSTGTKKCSKKNNWCGTFRPKKKCKHPKRCHKTVVIVTHKKN, from the coding sequence ATGAAATACCTTTTCGTAGTCGCCTTTATCGCCCTGGCCATCCAGTTGGCTATGGCCGCCTCAAATTCCACTAATACCACCACCACGACTACCACTGAGGCAACCACGACGACAACAGATTCTTCCACAACGACAACCACCGAATCGTCCTCCACTGGTACGAAGAAATGCTCCAAGAAGAACAACTGGTGTGGCACATTCCGGCCCAAGAAGAAGTGCAAGCACCCCAAGAGGTGCCACAAGACTGTAGTGATTGTgactcacaaaaaaaactgA
- the LOC122320960 gene encoding salivary glue protein Sgs-7-like — MKIVLVLIIASILVGCSDVASGCDCACKACGPGGEPCANCESREKLCQNLVWQVRELKKKIQQCVCGVPAWMM; from the exons ATGAAGATCGTTCTTGTCCTGATCATTG CAAGCATCCTCGTAGGATGTTCGGATGTCGCCTCAGGATGCGACTGCGCCTGCAAAGCCTGTGGACCCGGCGGAGAACCCTGCGCAAACTGTGAAAGTAGGGAGAAGCTCTGCCAGAATCTGGTTTGGCAGGTACGGGAGCTCAAAAAGAAGATACAGCAGTGCGTCTGCGGAGTTCCTGCCTGGATGATGTAA
- the LOC108120710 gene encoding probable serine/threonine-protein kinase DDB_G0278901: protein MKYLFVVAFIALAIQLAMAASNSTNTTTTTTTEATTTTTDSSTTTTTESSSTGTKKCSKKNNWCGTFRPKKKCKHPKRCHKTVVIVTHKKN from the coding sequence ATGAAATACCTTTTCGTAGTCGCCTTTATCGCCCTGGCCATCCAGTTGGCTATGGCCGCCTCAAATTCCACTAATACCACCACCACGACTACCACTGAGGCAACCACGACGACAACAGATTCTTCCACAACGACAACCACCGAATCGTCCTCCACTGGTACGAAGAAATGCTCCAAGAAGAACAACTGGTGTGGCACATTCCGGCCCAAGAAGAAGTGCAAGCACCCCAAGAGGTGCCACAAGACTGTTGTGATTGTgactcacaaaaaaaactgA
- the LOC108120881 gene encoding uncharacterized protein gives MKYLLVAALVVLAIQLATATSSNSTSSTSNTTTTTTTTTDATTTTTTDATTTTEKTHHRKKLCWRGNDWCGTFTPKRRRKTRSGKHRKHRKVVVRVTRRRHG, from the coding sequence ATGAAGTACCTTCTCGTAGCTGCCTTGGTGGTCCTGGCTATTCAGCTGGCAACAGCAACCTCCAGTAACAGCACGTCCAGCACGTctaacaccaccaccacaaccaccacGACAACGGATGCAACCACCACGACCACCACCGATGCCACAACAACCACTGAGAAGACCCATCATCGCAAGAAGCTCTGCTGGAGGGGCAACGACTGGTGCGGCACCTTCACTCcaaagaggaggaggaagacCAGAAGTGGAAAGCACCGCAAGCACCGCAAGGTGGTTGTTAGGGTGACCCGCAGAAGACATGGCTGA
- the LOC108120706 gene encoding probable serine/threonine-protein kinase DDB_G0278901, whose protein sequence is MKYLFVVAFIALAIQLAMAASNSTNTTTTTTTEATTTTTDSSTTTTTESSSTGTKKCSKKNNWCGTFRPKKKCKHPKRCHKTIVRVTHRKG, encoded by the coding sequence ATGAAATACCTTTTCGTAGTCGCCTTTATCGCCCTGGCCATCCAGTTGGCTATGGCCGCTTCTAATTCCACTAATACCACCACCACGACTACCACTGAGGCAACCACGACGACCACAGATTCTTCCACAACGACAACCACCGAATCGTCCTCCACTGGAACGAAGAAATGCTCCAAGAAGAACAACTGGTGTGGCACATTCCGGCCCAAGAAGAAGTGCAAGCACCCCAAGAGGTGCCACAAGACCATCGTGAGGGTGACCCACAGGAAGGGCTAA